CTCTTTGCATTTTGTTGGAGTTATTCTCTCACGTCCAATAAACCACCCATTATCCATGTTGCGCGTCTCGTGTCGCCCTTACCTGTAAAAAGAAGTTTTATCTATGAGCTGTGACAGGCCTCTCCATATAAAAGCGAATTAATACCAACAAGGCTGCAATGTAAGCTTAAAAGTGCATGGTGCTGCGCTGCAAACTTAAAAATAACTTTGAAAACTGAACGGGATAGCAGCAGACGCAGCAGGAAAATAGTGGGCGTGTGCTTCAGCGCGTACGTGATTAAATGCATCTACCTTGTGTTTGCTCTTTGAGCGACAATAGTCGTAGTCGAACTGTCTTAGAATTAACCTTAACACAAGCTTACCGTGTAATGACGTGCATGTCAAGTTTCATCAAATTCCAGCATGTAGTATGAGCTTGATCCGCCATATAAAGTATTTTACTGTGTCTGCGCGTTTCCGTATACAAACGTTCGGTTGTATAAAAAATAGATCTACATGTGTTATGGATTACTCTGTCCCCTTCGCATACATACATGTCCCTGTTCACCCCGGTCATTAGAGATCTACTAACATTTACGCAGCTAACAGGAAGCGGTAGACGCGCATGAACGTCGCCAATGTTGCATGATGGGAGATGAAGTGTTTTGAAGTTATTGTTTTAATTCGTAACGGTTATTTCATATACATTTGGCAAAGTTTTGCTGATTTGTAGATGTTTTTATAGAAACAATTCAATATATTTAAATTCTGTTTGTGTATGATGAGGGAAAATGACTGATAGATACGACTTGTACTTCcaatcccacaatgcaacgcgCATGTCCAGGTCGACTCAAGCGGCGAGCCAGTCGGCAGCAGGTAAACAAACCTGACTGGGAAAGACGAGGTGATAAAGCCCGTGTTGCATTTTAATGAGAACAGGCAAATAATAGATGGGTTACCGGTAGCCAAGACTTGGAATTTAATTACTTGAGCATTATTTAATGATAGAAAAGAATCTACGGCAAAGACAGTAAATTAAAACCCAATCGAAAAGGATTGCGCATGATGCGTTGCAGCAATTTTGAGAAAATGCTCGttttttgctttattcttaGAGTAGAGTATCGGATTCGCGATGTCGGTTGGGTTCTTTAGCTAACGCTGGACTCGAAGCAGCATCCTTTCGGGCGATCTGCAACATGGGACCCATCATGCAGGAGCGCACGGCATCTACGGCACTGAAATGCGTCGTACCAAAAGACAAAATACGCATAAAAGCTTCTGAAATTAATGCATCAGGCAGCAGGTAGGCCTCACATAATATCAAGTTTGTGGTCCCGTACTGACATTGATTAACTATGTTTGCACAGTTCAAAAAAAGGtagcaaaatgaagaaaacggTGGGCCAAATTAAAAATGGGCTGCCAGGAGCAGGTCAAGATAAGGACACAGTGACAGCAGTGCAGAGGGTAGGTATTAAGCATGCAACAAAGTTTCAGCAACAATGACAATCCTTAAGGAAAAATTGTTTTTGAGCATTATATTATACATCGTCTTAAAAAACATGACAGTATTTATGATTGTTTTATAGGGTATGCAGTCAAAAGGTGGTAGGGTCAAATCTGGGACAATACGGAATTCTAATAAACTTACCAGGTACATGTTCAGACACTCTTGAGTTCACTGGTTCAGGAGAAGACAAGATTGTCCTTACACTTGTGTGTATGTTGCAGCCCTGATGAAGAAGGAGATTTGAGACCTCAGCTCCGCAAACACTTATCCGTACACAGGAAAGAGGAGCGATGTGAAAATCAACGCATGTCAAAATCTACCAatgagctgctccagcaccGCATAGGAATGGGGAAAAACCGCCGGgatctttctctccctctttccccaaTATCAGGGCTACGGCACATCCCAGGGCACCCTCTCATCCACTCCCCTGCACCCTCGCCAGAGGTTCTACAGCAGCACTTCAACCAGAAGGATGTTGACAGTGACAGTGCCAGTGATCTGTCAGATTCAGAGAGGCTGCCTGTCTTGCCCTCCCCCTGCACCCCTTGTACCCCGCCTCACCTCAACCTCCGGGCTGAGGTCATCACCACTCATGACTTTCCTCCAGATTTCCCTGGACCCTGTGGAGCCgctgacgatggtgatgatggtgacgatgacgaGAGCGGGAAACCTAGCTACACTTACCCGGACTTCCTGCCACCTCCATTTAACAGCTGGAGCCTGAGGCAGCTGGCCCTGTTTCTTCATACTGAAGGCCGAGGTGCCCCCCGACCCAAGCCTGTGGGGCCCTTGGAGAAGTACCTGGAGAGGCTTCTGCAGCTGGAGTGGGTTCAGATCCAAACGGTGCAAGCAGAAAGCACCCGTCAACACGGTACCCGCTCAAGACCGCAGAGCTTACCCTCTGCCCCGGTTTCTCATCCACCCAGGCCACACACAGCTCCATCATCCCGACTCAACTCCCCTAAAGGCCTGAGGCACAGCCAGCGTGGATTCCCGTTCACACCTGTAAATAACCCCCCGTCACCCGCttcagtccagcagcagcagcagcagcagcagcactctcGCATCCCTGTATGCCCTCACTGTCACATTCGTTATCCGTTGTGCAATGGAAGCTGTTCTGCCTATGCCTACCAGCGCCACTCACGGCTCAGCCCGCTGCTGGAGCGAAGAGCCAGACCCGGTGCTCCGgcaaagaggagcagcagcgagaCGCGAATATCCACAGAAGGAAGGAGCCCTGGAGGTCCAGGCAATGGTGGAGGAGCCCAGACCCCAGTGAGCCCCTCGGGTGCAAAAAGCCATCTCAGGCAAATGCACGCAGCCGGAAATGCCCGTAAGCAACCCCAGGATACAGGAAGTAACACCAGGGTTCTGGCGAGGAAAAGCCGTGTCAGAGCTAATTCGGAGACCGACGTTAAAAAGGAGTCTGATTGCAGCAAAGCAGCCACTGTTGAGAAACACCCTTCAGTTGGAAGCAAAagggagcttctctcatccaagAAAATGGAGAAGGACTCGCTGAAGACAAAGGCAGGAGCTCAGGCCTCTAAAACAGCCCTCAAAAGAGCTGCTAAAGACCCACAGACTGTCCCTAAAGCCCCACCTATCAATAAGCAGAATAGCAAAACAAAAACTGTGCACTTTGACTCAAAGTAAGCCCTGtactcctgcagcttccctgGTGCCACGGCGATTCCATTAACGCTCGCTTTCTGTGTGATGTAACTCTAAAACGTAACTATTTTGCAGCAGTGGCAGCCGAGGTCAGTCAGTGTATGACCTTTTGAAAGATCCAAACTTATAGTTAAGCAGCTAGAATAGTGATAATACAGCAACGCAATCTAAGAAACTTAATGTACATATTTGTTTACTTTAAAACTCACATCAAATATACACTCATAGTGATGGGTTGCGCGTTACAGAGGGTTTGCTTTGACCCTAAGCCCGGTTTAAACTCAGCTTTTAATGTAAGTGAAACTTTCTTGCACTGCAGTAATCTTTCAGTGTGCTACTAATGTTGAAACTAGCTTCAATCGCAGTATCGGTAGCATCTCTTGCActgagcagcttcctgtgtAAGTAACCCCCGGCCAAAATGGACCCAGCTTGATTGCAAAAGCGTTACGTTGCTTTGTGAGTTAAAGCTCCGAGAACACTGATGCATACTTGGTTGGAAACATTTGTCTAAATATTCCATTCGACAGTGCTGACATATCGGCGTGCTGGCTGTGTTTGACCCTAGTGGATGTGTGATGTTGCTGGTTCTTGACAGTAAATGCAGCCCGAGAGTCTTGAGCATTCCAGCCACACATTTGAGCCGGACTGACAAAAGCTGTGACTCCAAAGTCTTGTTATCAGGTCATTTTTTTTGCAGGAACAGTGCAGGGAAGCAGCTGTAGCCCTCTGTTCACATGAGAGCGAGCAAACCCCACAGCTACGCCCAAGACAATGCCGTTAAACTGGGTAAACAGGCTTCCCTCAGCTTTGCAAGGTGATGGATTATGACTATCTGGGGATGGATTTTGGTAACTGGATTATGCTTTCTAGAGGATGTGCGACTTGGCTTATTTAAGACAAGATATCATTGCCACATCAGCTCAGGTACATTTCGTAAATGATTCGACTCTGCTCTTATTCCTGCTTAACAAGCTCAAACTATTTTGGAATCTGGGCTGTACGTTTTATCTGCTGAATGCAACCCTAGCTGTTATAAGTGGAGTGTTCGGAATGTATTTCCTCACTTCTTAGTGTGTATTTGATGATGTGCAGCAGTAATGTTGTTTCCCAGATATTTCTGTGCAGTGATGCTAACGTATTCAGTTACAAGGGCTTCTAATGTGTGAACACAGTGAAATGTAGTCTGCTCAAATTACTGTATTTTGCAAAGAGCTGAGCTGTTTCTGAGGATTAATGTTTGCTATGAATGTAGATgcatatttttccacattttctatACCATAGTAATGTTCATGAAGTGTTGTGATTTTGCTTGTACTTCTCATGTTTACGtcagtgcgcacacacacacaaagaatgcTAAATGTGCTGAATGTAAATGGCCTGTATCAATTCTGTCATGCTTTTGTTACATCATCCACTAGAACATATTAGATAGATTCATACTTGAAGTCTTTCTTGCATTGTTTGTATTAAAATGGAAGCACTACATCCATGTATGTATATAATGTGTTGGGTTCAAGTGGGTACTCCTTACATTAAATTCCGCTATTGAAGCCATAGTTAAAGGGCCCAGGAGGGATTACGTGTTACTATAaagatgtacagtatattgtGTTGAATTGCACGCAGAAAAACTGTGGTGTGTATTTTTGGTTAATGCAAGTATTTGTAAGcattgaaataaatattttacactGAAGAAACAGTTATAATTTTGTCATTCTGTGGAAGATATTAAGTAGTTACCACAGTATGCAATAAAGTTATgtgttttcagcattttttaacTATCATCAAccttaattaataataattaaagtcCAAATTTTAAACAGACCATGCGGTTAGCTAATGAGCAAATAATGGAGGGACCATTAATGCTTCCTGCCACATTGGCTGCCAGCTGCATTTGTCACAAATCAATAGAGCACTTAATAGAATTCACTATGGCATGAAATATTCTGATATTATAGTGGTCTCATCTCTTGAAAATGCAACCAAGATGTCTTTGCAATAAAGCATTGTAAAGATTGCGTTACCATGGAGATTTACACTGTGCAGTAACACTTTAATCCCGGCCCACATTAGCAGCacatttgtttgttattttTGCAATCTTGACCTGCAATAAAACACTCCAGACAGCTGGTCGGGCAGTAGgtttattattagtagtattcTTAACATAATTAATTAGTGGAGCAATCTCTTCTCTTAAATCAGTGTTTGCACAGCCTGTTAAATGGGGGTTATGCAGAACTGTTGAGAAAGGGTTGATGATTTTGCCACGCTGCCTGTGAAGTCAGAAAGCGGGAGACCTCCAAATCTGCTTTCACACCTCGTCCTTTACAAGAAGCTGACATTACTGACGCTTTTCCGGAATGTTCTCACGTCCTCTTTTTACTGCGATTGGTTTGAGAAGGCGACGgagctgcttctctctgtcATTCACACACCCTGCAACAGAGATTATTTGCAGCCCTTAGTGAAAATAGAATATACTCCACGGACGCACCACCCTGGTCTGGAGAATGTTCTAGCGGCGGCGACAGGTTACCTAGGTGAGTGTTGGAAGGGAAAGGGGAGCTGCCGCAAGTTGCCGGTATGACATCATCTCTGTGCACCGGACCGCCGTTCCACATGAGATCAAATCCGCCCACCCTCTTCTCCTTGCCCGTTAGCCTACATGGAAAACAACATTCTGTGCGAGCGTGACgggaaataaatgcaaatacaaACTCTAAAGGCCTCAGACAGAATCCTTGTGTTTCAGCTCATAGTGACCTGAAAGCCGTTTACCTCCGCTCCACATCGATGACGTTCAAAGTGTCTTCCAACAGGCGGAACTTCATTTCGTAATCCTCTCGGCTACTGGCCACATAGGATGGAGACGCATTCACCTCAATTAACCATCTGCATGAGAGGGTGATGACACCAGGCTTTCAGGCCTCGAGCAAGTGAACGAAAGGGCGCCTGAACATTTGCAGTTGATGGCGACACTGTCTCCAGTGAGTTATTTACAGCGGGACTACGTCTCGCTTGTCAAGATAACATTAACACTGCTCTCCGTCGAAACATCTATGATGACAAGTTAAATGTGAGATTGCCATTTTCGCTTGTCCGTGCACGTGCGTTTCCCTGTGTGGAGTGAACTAAGTGAATGTTTCCAGGAAAATGAAGATCTGGCTGTGAAGCaatgtttttctattttttaaaaacatttttaaactgcaGCAACACTCATACGAACCTCCCAAACACGCTTAAGGATGCGATCTATATGCCGTCGCCCTTTTCTTCAAACCCCGCACAAGCATTCGCTTGGCATCACGGGTGAGATTTTGTGGGCATAGTTGCCGTGGCAATGTTCCGCCTGGTAAAAATTGAGCCCAGACAAATTAGCGTTAAACATCAACTTACGGTTTGAGGTTCTCATCCAGGAGAATGTCGTATCCGTAGAGCTCAAAGCAGTGTTTGTCATTTATGATGACCTTCTGGACACTTTGGAGGCTGCACACAAAAATATTATCGATGTCTTCAAACAGTGTCCCGACCCTCGCTCTGCCGTGCTTGGCAGTGAGGTATCGTCGGAGATGTTGCACCGTCCACTTGCGTACCTttggagaacaaagaggagactGGAGAATGGACACGTTTCAGGTGCAATGAAGCAAACCGGTGTGGTTTTTGAGCTACGCACCGATTCCGGG
This genomic window from Takifugu rubripes chromosome 3, fTakRub1.2, whole genome shotgun sequence contains:
- the fam217ba gene encoding uncharacterized protein fam217ba isoform X1; the encoded protein is MQRACPGRLKRRASRQQSRVSDSRCRLGSLANAGLEAASFRAICNMGPIMQERTASTALKCVVPKDKIRIKASEINASGSSSKKGSKMKKTVGQIKNGLPGAGQDKDTVTAVQRGMQSKGGRVKSGTIRNSNKLTSPDEEGDLRPQLRKHLSVHRKEERCENQRMSKSTNELLQHRIGMGKNRRDLSLPLSPISGLRHIPGHPLIHSPAPSPEVLQQHFNQKDVDSDSASDLSDSERLPVLPSPCTPCTPPHLNLRAEVITTHDFPPDFPGPCGAADDGDDGDDDESGKPSYTYPDFLPPPFNSWSLRQLALFLHTEGRGAPRPKPVGPLEKYLERLLQLEWVQIQTVQAESTRQHGTRSRPQSLPSAPVSHPPRPHTAPSSRLNSPKGLRHSQRGFPFTPVNNPPSPASVQQQQQQQQHSRIPVCPHCHIRYPLCNGSCSAYAYQRHSRLSPLLERRARPGAPAKRSSSETRISTEGRSPGGPGNGGGAQTPVSPSGAKSHLRQMHAAGNARKQPQDTGSNTRVLARKSRVRANSETDVKKESDCSKAATVEKHPSVGSKRELLSSKKMEKDSLKTKAGAQASKTALKRAAKDPQTVPKAPPINKQNSKTKTVHFDSK
- the fam217ba gene encoding uncharacterized protein fam217ba isoform X2 translates to MGPIMQERTASTALKCVVPKDKIRIKASEINASGSSSKKGSKMKKTVGQIKNGLPGAGQDKDTVTAVQRGMQSKGGRVKSGTIRNSNKLTSPDEEGDLRPQLRKHLSVHRKEERCENQRMSKSTNELLQHRIGMGKNRRDLSLPLSPISGLRHIPGHPLIHSPAPSPEVLQQHFNQKDVDSDSASDLSDSERLPVLPSPCTPCTPPHLNLRAEVITTHDFPPDFPGPCGAADDGDDGDDDESGKPSYTYPDFLPPPFNSWSLRQLALFLHTEGRGAPRPKPVGPLEKYLERLLQLEWVQIQTVQAESTRQHGTRSRPQSLPSAPVSHPPRPHTAPSSRLNSPKGLRHSQRGFPFTPVNNPPSPASVQQQQQQQQHSRIPVCPHCHIRYPLCNGSCSAYAYQRHSRLSPLLERRARPGAPAKRSSSETRISTEGRSPGGPGNGGGAQTPVSPSGAKSHLRQMHAAGNARKQPQDTGSNTRVLARKSRVRANSETDVKKESDCSKAATVEKHPSVGSKRELLSSKKMEKDSLKTKAGAQASKTALKRAAKDPQTVPKAPPINKQNSKTKTVHFDSK